Proteins encoded together in one Catellatospora citrea window:
- a CDS encoding glycoside hydrolase family 13 protein — MRHPWKGLPVTTQANDDWWRDAVVYQIYPRSFADADGDGTGDLQGVRGKLPYLRELGVDAIWLSPFFTSPLADGGYDVADYRDVDPRFGTLSDFDDMMKDAHALGIRIIVDLVPNHSSDQHAWFQAALAAAPGSAERERYMFREGQGEHGELPPNDWESIFGGRAWTRVPDGQWYLHLFAPEQPDLNWENPEVRAEFRDVLRFWLDRGVDGFRIDVAHGMIKEAGLPSVGRTSDEGGRQVEMLGSERLPYFDQDGVHDIYREWRPILDAYPGGRMAVAEAWVESPERLARYIGRDELHQAFNFDFMMADFDPASFRTIIDKSLAEAALVGAPTTWVLSNHDKFRHVTRYGDGDLGLRRARAATLLMLALPGSAYLYNGEELGLNEVLDLPDELREDPSFKRTGESRDGCRVPLPWGGTAAEGFRFNPDGLGTPWLPQPAKWEALTAQAQESDPDSTLNFYRAALRLRKELPALGGGTLTWLDAPEGVLAFVREPGVVVVVNIADRALDLAELNLTGDILLASGPLHEDGHLPADTTVWLTA; from the coding sequence GGGCGTGCGCGGCAAGCTGCCGTACCTGCGCGAACTCGGCGTCGACGCGATCTGGCTGAGCCCGTTCTTCACCTCGCCGCTGGCCGACGGCGGTTACGACGTCGCCGACTACCGCGACGTGGATCCGCGCTTCGGCACCCTGTCCGACTTCGACGACATGATGAAGGACGCCCACGCGCTGGGCATCCGGATCATCGTCGACCTGGTCCCCAACCACTCCTCGGACCAGCACGCCTGGTTCCAGGCGGCGCTGGCGGCCGCACCCGGTTCGGCCGAGCGCGAGCGGTACATGTTCCGCGAGGGGCAGGGCGAGCACGGCGAGCTGCCGCCCAACGACTGGGAGTCGATCTTCGGCGGCCGGGCCTGGACCCGGGTGCCCGACGGGCAGTGGTACCTGCACCTGTTCGCCCCCGAGCAGCCCGACCTGAACTGGGAGAACCCCGAGGTGCGCGCGGAGTTCCGCGACGTGCTGCGGTTCTGGCTGGACCGGGGCGTGGACGGATTCCGCATCGACGTCGCGCACGGCATGATCAAGGAGGCGGGCCTGCCGTCGGTGGGCCGCACCTCCGACGAGGGCGGCCGCCAGGTCGAGATGCTCGGCAGCGAGCGCCTGCCGTACTTCGACCAGGACGGCGTGCACGACATCTACCGCGAGTGGCGGCCCATCCTGGACGCGTACCCGGGCGGCCGGATGGCCGTGGCCGAGGCGTGGGTGGAGTCCCCGGAGCGGCTCGCCCGCTACATCGGCCGCGACGAGTTGCACCAGGCCTTCAACTTCGACTTCATGATGGCCGACTTCGACCCGGCGTCGTTCCGCACCATCATCGACAAGTCGCTGGCCGAGGCCGCCCTGGTCGGCGCGCCGACCACCTGGGTGCTGTCCAACCACGACAAGTTCCGCCACGTCACCCGCTACGGCGACGGCGACCTCGGCCTGCGCCGGGCCCGCGCCGCCACCCTGCTGATGCTGGCCCTGCCCGGCTCCGCCTACCTCTACAACGGCGAGGAGCTGGGCCTCAACGAGGTCCTCGACCTGCCCGACGAGCTGCGCGAGGACCCGTCGTTCAAGCGCACCGGGGAGAGCCGCGACGGCTGCCGGGTGCCGCTGCCCTGGGGTGGCACGGCGGCCGAGGGCTTCCGGTTCAACCCGGACGGCCTGGGCACGCCGTGGCTGCCGCAGCCGGCGAAGTGGGAGGCGCTGACCGCGCAGGCGCAGGAGTCCGACCCCGACTCGACGCTGAACTTCTACCGCGCGGCGCTGCGCCTGCGCAAGGAGCTGCCCGCGCTCGGCGGCGGCACGCTGACCTGGCTGGACGCGCCCGAGGGCGTGCTGGCCTTCGTCCGCGAGCCCGGCGTCGTGGTGGTCGTCAACATCGCCGACCGCGCCCTCGACCTCGCCGAACTGAACCTGACCGGCGACATCCTGCTGGCCAGCGGCCCCCTGCACGAGGACGGCCACCTCCCCGCCGACACCACGGTCTGGCTCACCGCCTGA